The sequence TCATCTGGTCGGTCCTCGCCGCCGAGCTGGACCGACGTGCCGACGCCGAACTGACCGTGCTCGACGTCGGCGGCGGGACCGGCGGCTTCGCCGTCCCGCTCGCCCAGGCCGGGCACCGGGTCACCGTGGTCGACGCCAGCCCCGACGCGCTCGCCGCGCTGACCCGCCGGGCCGCCGAGGCCGGGGTCGCCGCCCGGGTACGCGCCGTGCAGGGCGACGGCGACGCCCTGGCCGGGCTGGTCGAACCGGCCAGCGCCGACCTGGTGCTCTGCCACTCCGTGCTGGAGGTGGTCGACGACCCGACGCCGGTGGTCACCGCGCTGGCCGCCGCGCTGCGACCCGGGGGCGCGGCCAGCGTGCTGGTCGCCGGCCGGGCCGCCGCCGTGCTGGCCCGGGCGATGAACGGCCACCTGGACGTCGCCGCCGCGCTCGCCGCCGCCCCGGACGGCTCCGCCGGGCCGCGGGACACCCTGCGCCGGCGCTTCGACGCCGACGGCGCCGCCGCGCTGTTGCGCGCCGCCGGGCTCACCGTCGAGGAGATCCACGGGGTACGCGTCCTCGCCGACCTGCTTCCCGCCGCCGTGGCCGACGGCCAGCCGGGCAACCTGGTCGAGCTGGAGCGGGCTCTCGCCGCCCGGTCGCCGTACCGGGACCTCGCCGCCCAGCTGCACCTGTTCGCCCGCCGGCCGGCATGACGGCATGACCTCGGCGGCACCGCCCGATCCGCTGGACGTCGTGGCGCCCCGCTACGGCGGCGGCAGCCTCGCCGACGTGGTGCCCAGCGTGCTGGCGGTGCTCGGCGTGCCCGGCGCGGTCGACCTGCTCGGGCTCACCCCCCGGCTGGCCGGGGTGCGGCGGATCGCCGTGCTCCTGGTCGACGGGCTCGGCTGGTACCAGATCCCGACGGCCGCGCCGTACGCGCCAACCCTGGCCGGGCTCGCCGCCACCGTCGGTCGGCCGTTGACCTCGGGTTTTCCCTCCACCACCCCGACCAGCCTGGTGAGCTTCGGCGCGGGCGTCGCGCCCGGGTCGCACGGGGTGCTCGGCTTCACCGTCCGGGTGCCCGGCACCGACCGGGTGCTCAACCACATCGAGTGGGCCGGCGACCCGGAGCCGCTGACCTGGCAGCCGGTCCGTACCCAGTGGGAGCGGGCCCGGGCGGCCGGCGTCGCGGTGACCGTGGTCAGCCGCCCCGAGTTCGCCGGCAGCGGGTTGACCCTGGCCGCCAACCGGGGCGGTGACTACCGGGGCGCCGCCGGGGTGGACGCCCTGGCGGCGACGATGCTCGCCGCGCTCGCCGCCGGCCCCGGACCGACCCTGGTCTCCGGCTACCACCCCGACCTGGACCGGCACGGTCACCTGACCGGCGTCGACTCCGCGCCGTGGCGGATCGCCGCCGCCGAGGTGGACGCGCTGCTCGCCCGGCTCGTCGACGGGCTGCCGCCGGACGCCGCGCTGCTGGTCACCGCCGACCACGGGCAGCTCGACGTGCCCGCCGCGCACCGCTTCGACCTGGACACCGACTCCCGGCTGCGGGCCGGGGTGCAGGTCGTCGCCGGGGAGCCGCGGGTGCGCTACCTGCACGTGGAGCCGGGCGCCGTCGACGACGTGGTGGCCGCCTGGTCGGCAGTGCTCGGCCCGGCCGCCCGGGTGGAGACCCGGGACGAGGCGGTGGCCGCCGGGCGGTTCGGCCCGGTGCCGGAGGAGCACCTGCGGCGCGTCGGCGACGTCGTGGTGACCTGCCACGGCACGTACGCCGTGCTGGCCAGCCGCTCCGAGCCGCCCGCGGTGTCCCGGCTGGTGGCGTACCACGGGGCGGACACGGCGGCGGAGCTGACCATCCCGCTGCTGGTGGTGCGGGGCTGACCGGTCGGGCTGTCGTACCGGCGGGTTAGCCTGCGGGAGTGGGTCGGAGCCAGTCGTTGCCGCGCGGCGGTGACCCGCGCTTCGGGCCGGACGCCGACGACTCCGGCAGCCCGATCCTGCACGTCGACATGGACGCCTTCTTCGCCTCGGTGGAGGTGCGTCGCCGCCCCGAGCTGCGCGGCCGGCCCGTGGTGGTCGGTGGCGTCGGGCCCCGCGGCGTGGTCAGCTCCGCCAGCTACGAGGCCCGGCGGTACGGCGTCCGCAGCGCCATGCCCACCATGCGCGCCCGGGCGCTCTGCCCGCACGCGGTCTACCTCCCGCCCGACTTCGCGCAGTACACGGCGGCCTCCCGGGCGGTCATGCAGATCTTCCGGGACGTCACCCCGCTGGTCGAGCCGCTCTCCCTGGACGAGGCGTTCCTCGACGTGGCCGGCGCCCGGCGGCTGTTCGGGCCGCCGGCCGAGATCGCCCGCCGGATCCGCGAACGGGTGGCGGCCGAGCAGGAGCTGACCTGTTCGGTCGGGGTGGCCCCGACCAAGTTCGTGGCGAAGCTCGGCTCCACCCGGGCCAAGCCGGACGGCCTGCTCGTGGTGCCGGCCGATCGGGTGCTGGAGTTCCTGCACCCGCTGCCGGTCGGCGCGCTCTGGGGGGTGGGGGAGCGCTCCGCCGAGACGCTGCGCCGGCTGGGCCTGAACACCATCGGCGACCTGGCCGAGGCGCCGTACGGCATGCTCCGCAAGGCGGTCGGCGAGGCGTCCGCCAGCCACCTGCACGAGTTGGCCTCGGGGCGCGACCCGCGCACGGTCAGCCCCGAGCACGTGGAGAAGTCGATCGGCGCCGAGGTGACCTTCGACGCCGACGTCGCCGACCCGGTGGAGATCCGCCGTGCCCTGCTCGCCCTCAGTGACAAGGTCGGCGCCCGAATGCGCCGGGCCGGGCAGGTCGGCCGGACGGTCTCGCTCAAGGTCCGGCTGGCCGACTTCCGCACGGTCAACCGGTCCCGCACCCTCGGCGTGTCCACCGACACCGCGCGGGAGATCTTCGACACCGCCTGGGCGCTCTACACCGTTCTCGACCCCGCCGAGCGCGTCCGCCTGGTCGGCGTACGAATGGAGGGGCTGGCCGGGGTGACGGAGACGCCACAGCAGCTGACCCTCGGCGCGCCCGAGCGCGGCTGGCGGGAGGCGGAAGCTGCCGCCGACGCCGCGGCTGCCCGTTTCGGGCGGTCCGTCATAGGTCCGGCCAGTCTGCTCGGCAAGCGTGATACCCGTAGAGGCGAAAATCCGACCCGGCCGTAGGTCGTCCCGCTTTCCGACGCGCGAGCCCCCTCGTAGACTTGACGGCAAGCAGCCGGATGGCTGCCACGGTCTGTCGGCCCGACCGGGCCGACCAACGTGACCGGGGAGGAGTGCCGTGCCGCTCTCGGAGCACGAGCAGCGGCTGTTCGAGCAGATCGAGCGGTCGCTTGCCGAGGACCCCAAATTCGCCTCGGCCGTGCGCGCCAGCGACCCGCGTTTCCACGCGCGGCGTCGCCTGCTCGTCGCTGCCGGCGTGGTCGTCGTCGGACTGGCCCTGTTGGTCTACGGCGCGGTGATCAAGACTCCGCCGCTGGCAGTGGCGGGCTTCGTCGTCATGCTGGCCGCGCTGGGCTACGCGGTGCAGTCGCATCGCCGGTCGCAGTCACCCGACCTGCACGTGGTGGGTGGCACGACGAGTCGCCGTCGTCCGCGCGGGCGCGCGGGTGGTCGACGGCCGTCGCTGCTGGACCGCATGGAGGACCGGTGGCGGCAGCGTCCGGAGGGACATCGCTGAACGCTCACCGCCCCTGAGGCGGGTGGGCGTCGCCACGACGGTGGGTGCCGGACGAGGTCCGGCCACCTCCGTCGTTTCCGCACGTCCGGCCCCGATCCGAGCCCCGGCCCCGGCCCGCCCACGCCGAGCTGTCCTCACGCACTTTCAGAGAAAGCGTGGCTATTCGGCGAAGAATAGCCACGCTTTCTCTGAAAGTGCTCGGCCGGGGCGGCCCCGAGCACGTGGCCAGGCGGGTGGGGGGCCGGGTCAGGCGTGGCGGGTGGAGCGGTTGGCGAGCAGCCGGCGCGGGTTCCAGCGCAGCAACCGTGAGCGGGTCCGCCCGCCGCTCGCCACCAGCCGGGAGGACGAGTCCGCCGCCGCCAGCCGCCAGCGCAGCAGCACCGACGGCGGCAGCACAGTCGCCAGGAACCGGGTGCGCCGGTCCGACCGGGCGGCGATGGCGCCCCGAACCGTTGTCAACGCCCGGTGCAACGGCTCACCGGTGAGCGGGTCACGGGCGTACCGGGCCCGCTCCTCCGCCCGGCCGAGCAGCCGTACCGCCGCCGCGGACGCGGTGTCGTCGGCGACGGCCTCGCGGGCCAGCCGCTCGGCGGTGGCCCGGGGCGTCTCGGTGTGGTCCACGCGTACCCGGTAGTCGACCAGCGTGTCCAGCAGCTCGTCCCAGGCCGCGTGCGCGTCGGCGCGGGCCCGGTCGTGGTCCGCGCCGAGCACGACCATGCCGGGCGCGTCGGCGCCCGCCCCGCCCGCCCCGTCCGGGCCGCCGGCACCGGCGACGGCGGCGACCGCCCGGGCCGGCCGGCCGTGGCGACGACGCCGCAGCGCCATCCGCCGCAGGGCCGGTAGGCAGAGCAGGGCGATCAGCACCAGCACGGCGCCCGCCGTCCACCAGGGCCAGCTCGGCGCGCGCCGGGTCGGGGCGCCGCCGGCCGCGTCGAAGCCGGCGTCGGTGTCCCGGTCGGCGGCGTCCTCCCGGTCCGGCCCGGCCGTGGCGGCCGGGTCCTCCGGGGAGGCGCCCGGCGCGCTGGTCTCCGACGGCTCCGGGTCCGGGGCGTCGCTGTCCGGGGCCCAGGCCGAGCGGTTCGCGCCCTGCACCGCGTACGCCGGGGTCGCGTCGAACGGGACCCAGCCCAGCTGGTCGAAGTAGACCTCCGTCCAGGCGTGCAGGTTGCGGTTGGTCAGCACGTACGTGTCGTCGTCGGCGCTGGTGCCGTTGGTGAAGCCGAACGCCACCCGGGCCGGGATGCCGGCGGAGCGCACCAGCCAGGCCATCGCCGCCGCGTACTGCTGGCAGTAGCCGACCTTGTTGGTGAGGAAGTCGACGATCTCCTCGCCGCTGGTGCCCCCCTTGGTGCTCAGCGAGTAGCTGAAGCCGTTGTCCCGGGAGAAGTAGTCGTAGATCGCCCGGACCTTGTCGTAGTCGTTCTGCTTGCCCTCGACCAGCCGGGACACCAGCAGGTCGACCTGCTGCACCGCCGGCCGCCGGGTCTGCTGGACGGCGATCGGGTGCTCGGCGGGCAGGGAGCGGGCCCGGCGCAGGGCGGACGGGGTGAACGTCGAGCGGACGTACTCGAACGAGTAGCGCTTGCCCCGGGAGTTGTCCCGGTTGGAGAAGACCACCCCGAGGTTCGAGTCGTAGAGCCAGTTGCCGCTGAGACCGTCGACGTTGACCGGGTCGGCGTACACCGGCACGAGCGGCATCTCGAGGTTGCGGGTGACCTCCACGGTGGCCTGGTACCGCTGCTGCTCGGCGCCCTGGCGGGCCGGTGGGGCGGGCAGGTCCCGGTCCACCCGCCGGCCGTTGGGCGGGCGCACCCGGAAGCCGTCCGGCCGCAGCTCGTCGGCGACGCCGAAGCGCAGGTAGAACGGGCTCGGCTCGGTGGTGGTCACCTTGACCATCTCGGCCACCTCGCTCTGGTTGAGCTGGCCGCTGAGCGCGGCGAACAGGTCGATCCGGCCGGGGCTGCCGCCCTGGCCGGGCCGCCCGTTGCCGGTGCCGTTGCCGGTCGAGTCGACCTGGTTGAGCAGCCCACCGGTCATCCCGGGCACGGCCAGCGGGAGCACCACGGCCAGCGCCACGCCCACCACCGCCAGCCGGCGGCCGGCCGCGGCCAGCGGGGAGGACTCCCAGACGTCGACGTCTCGTCCCTCGCCGGTGAACCGGCGGCCGAACCGGCGTACCCGGTCGACGTTGTCGGTGACCAGCAGCCACAGGTAGCCGGAGGCGCCGACCACGAACGGCAGCGCGGGCACGCTGTCCACGTAGACCGCCACCGGCACCGAGTAGATCGCCAGCATCGGCAGGCCGGCCAGCGCCGGACGGCGCAGCCCCACCGCGAGCACGTCCACCATGATCGCCACCGAGCCCACCCCGAGCACGGTGATGAACAGCAGCGGGGTGGTGTCCGGCACCTCGACGCCGTACGAGCGCATGTCCTGCACCGAGCCCTGCAACAGCTCGCCGAAGTGGGCCAGGGTGGCCGGCGTGGGCAGGAACGCGACCAGCTCGGTGCCGCCCGGGAAGAGCCAGGTCAGGGCGAGCAGCAGGCCGGCCAGCATGCCCAGCACCTGGCCCCACAGGGGAGCCCGGACCAGCCGGGTCAGCGCGGCCACCCCGGCGACCACGGCCACCGCGATGGCGGCCTCGATCAGCCAGGTCCAGCGCTGGAAGATCGAAGACAGCGGCGCCGCGGCGAGCAGAGTCGCCGCGGCGGCCACGAAGCCGAGGTTCCGGGACGCGATCACGACGTCACCCTTTCCGTCATCGGACGCCGCCGGCGACCGTCTCGGCGAGCGCCGCGCGCAACGCGAAGCCCTGCGAGCCCCGGGCGGCCTGCGGCCAGAGCGCGGGCAGCCGGCCGCCGTGGTCCACCCCGATCACCCGCCAGCCGCCCTGGAGCAGGGCGAGCGCGGCCGCGCCGTGCGCCCGTTCCGACTCGGCGCGGGCCTTCTCCGGCAGGTTGAGCCAGGTGGAGCTCTCCAACAGGAAGGCGACGCAGGTCGCCCCGTTGACGCGCAGCCCGGCCAGCAGCTCGGCCTCGACGGTGCTCACCGCACCGAGCAGGGCGATGATCAGGCCGCCGTCGGAGCGCTGCCGGACCCGCTGCACCAGGGTGGCGACCTCGCCGCGCTGGTCGAGGCGGACGTCCGCCAGGTGATCCAGGAGCAGGCCGTCCCCGGCGAGCTCGGTGGCGTCCACGTCCGCACCCGAGCCGGTCACCAGCCGCAGCTTGTAGCCGGACTGGCGCAGGTGCACCGCGATGCTCGCGGCGGCGGAGACCGCCCACTCGAAGCTGGCGGTCGGGCCGTCGCCGCGATGGCCGAACGCCCGGGTGTCCAGCACGACGGTGGCCCGGCTCTCCCAGGGCTGCTCCTCGCGGCGCACCATCAGCTCACCGGTGCGGGCGGTCGACTTCCAGTGCACCCGGCGCAGGTCGTCGCCGACCCGGTACTCCCGGGTGGCGGCGTCGTCCTCGCCGTGCACCGCCACCGACCGGGCCCGGCTGTCGCCGCTGCCGGCGTACTCGCCGGGGAGGCGGACCGTCGGCAGCGGGGTGACCTGGGGAATCACGGTCAGGTGGTCGGTGCTGGGGAAGGCCCGGGTCAGCTCGCAGAGCCCGAACGGGTCGGTCAGCCGGACCACCAGCGGGCCCACCTCGTACCGGCCGCGCACGTCGGCGCGGACCGTGTACGCCACCGAACTGGCCTGGAGCGCGCCGAGTCGCTCCAGCACCACCCGGGGCCGGCTGCCCAGCGCGTACGGCAGCCGGTCCTCCAGCAGCAGGGTGCCGGTGGGCAGGCGGGACATGTTCTGCAGGCGCAGCACCACCCGGGAGCTGGCCCCGACCGGCACCCGGTGCGGCTCGAGCGACCGGTTGCAGGCCAGCTTGTAGCGGCTGCGCCCGACGTAGAGCGCGGCGAGCAGCGGCAGGACGGCGAGCAGCACCGCCACCCGCAGCAGGTCCTTCTCGCCGAGGATGCCGGCGGAGACCGCCGCCGCGACCGCGGCCGCCAGGAACGAGCGGCCGCGGGTGGTCAGGCCGCGCAGCCCGTCGCGCACCTCACGGCCTCCGCGGCTCGTACGGCCCGCGGCCGTTGCCCGCGGCGGGCCGCGGCGTGTCGTACGGGGTGCGCTTGCGCTCCTGCGGCAGCGCCAGCCGGTGCACCAGCTCCGAGACGATCGCGTCGGTGGTGCGCCGGGCCAGCTGGGCGTCGGCGGTCGGGATGATCCGGTGCGCCAGCACCGGCACCGCCAGCGCCTGCAGGTCGTCGGGGAGCACGTAGTCGCGACCCTCCAGCGCGGCGACCGCGCGGGCGGTGCGCAGCAGCTGGAGCGTGGCGCGGGGGGAGGCGCCGAGGCGCAGGTCGGGAGCCTCGCGGGTGGCGGTGACCAGGTCCACCGCGTACTGCTTGACCGCGTCCGCGACGTGCACCTGCCGGACCGTGGCGATCAGCTGGCGCACCGTCGCGGCGTCGGAGACCGGGCGCAGCTCCTGCAGCGGGTCGGTGGCGCCGTGACCGTCCAGCATGGCCAGCTCGGCGCCGGGGTCCGGGTAGCCCATGGCGATCCGGGCGGTGAACCGGTCGCGCTGGGCCTCCGGCAGGGGGTACGTCCCCTCCATCTCGATCGGGTTCTGGGTGGCGATCACCATGAACGGCGTCTGGAGCTGGTAGGTGACCCCGTCGACGGTGACCTGCCGCTCCTCCATGCACTCCAGCAGCGCCGACTGGGTCTTCGGCGAGGCCCGGTTGATCTCGTCGCCGACCACCAGGTTGGCGAAGACGGCGCCCGGACGGAACTCGAAGTCGTGCGTCTCCTGGTTGTAGACGCTGACCCCGGTGACGTCGCTGGGCAGCAGGTCGGGGGTGAACTGGATGCGCCGGACCGAGCAGTCGATCGAGCGGGCGAGGGCCTTGGCCAGCTTGGTCTTGCCGACCCCCGGCACGTCCTCGATCAGGAGGTGTCCCTCGGCGAGCAGGACGGCCAGGGCGAGGCGCACGGTCGCGGTCTTGCCTTCGATGACCTGCTCGATGTTGGCCACGATGGCTTCGCTGGCGGCGCGGAACTGGTCGTGCGGCAGCAGGCCGCCCACCTCGTCCCAGGTCTGTTGTGTCACGGGCCTCCTCCTCGTCGCCGGAACGGCAGCTCTGTATAGAGCACCTGGACCCGCCGTTGGGTTCGCGACGCCGAGCCACGTCTGCCGCAGAAATCTCACTGGTTCTCAGGCTAACCATGTTTCTCGTTGTCGCCGACCCCCGCAGGTAGACGGTCGGTTACGCCCCGAATATTCGCCGCAACGGGGGACCTGGCGGTCGCTGTCGGTGCCCACCATGATCACGATGGGCACCGGCGCCGGCATCGGCGCGGGCCCCGGCCGCGGGTGGCCCCGGCCGGCCCGGCGCCGGCCCGCGGTGGCGGGCCACCCGCGCGTCCGGCGGGCGGGGTACACTGCCGGT comes from Micromonospora purpureochromogenes and encodes:
- a CDS encoding DNA polymerase IV; its protein translation is MGRSQSLPRGGDPRFGPDADDSGSPILHVDMDAFFASVEVRRRPELRGRPVVVGGVGPRGVVSSASYEARRYGVRSAMPTMRARALCPHAVYLPPDFAQYTAASRAVMQIFRDVTPLVEPLSLDEAFLDVAGARRLFGPPAEIARRIRERVAAEQELTCSVGVAPTKFVAKLGSTRAKPDGLLVVPADRVLEFLHPLPVGALWGVGERSAETLRRLGLNTIGDLAEAPYGMLRKAVGEASASHLHELASGRDPRTVSPEHVEKSIGAEVTFDADVADPVEIRRALLALSDKVGARMRRAGQVGRTVSLKVRLADFRTVNRSRTLGVSTDTAREIFDTAWALYTVLDPAERVRLVGVRMEGLAGVTETPQQLTLGAPERGWREAEAAADAAAARFGRSVIGPASLLGKRDTRRGENPTRP
- a CDS encoding DUF58 domain-containing protein; translated protein: MRDGLRGLTTRGRSFLAAAVAAAVSAGILGEKDLLRVAVLLAVLPLLAALYVGRSRYKLACNRSLEPHRVPVGASSRVVLRLQNMSRLPTGTLLLEDRLPYALGSRPRVVLERLGALQASSVAYTVRADVRGRYEVGPLVVRLTDPFGLCELTRAFPSTDHLTVIPQVTPLPTVRLPGEYAGSGDSRARSVAVHGEDDAATREYRVGDDLRRVHWKSTARTGELMVRREEQPWESRATVVLDTRAFGHRGDGPTASFEWAVSAAASIAVHLRQSGYKLRLVTGSGADVDATELAGDGLLLDHLADVRLDQRGEVATLVQRVRQRSDGGLIIALLGAVSTVEAELLAGLRVNGATCVAFLLESSTWLNLPEKARAESERAHGAAALALLQGGWRVIGVDHGGRLPALWPQAARGSQGFALRAALAETVAGGVR
- a CDS encoding transglutaminase TgpA family protein, which gives rise to MIASRNLGFVAAAATLLAAAPLSSIFQRWTWLIEAAIAVAVVAGVAALTRLVRAPLWGQVLGMLAGLLLALTWLFPGGTELVAFLPTPATLAHFGELLQGSVQDMRSYGVEVPDTTPLLFITVLGVGSVAIMVDVLAVGLRRPALAGLPMLAIYSVPVAVYVDSVPALPFVVGASGYLWLLVTDNVDRVRRFGRRFTGEGRDVDVWESSPLAAAGRRLAVVGVALAVVLPLAVPGMTGGLLNQVDSTGNGTGNGRPGQGGSPGRIDLFAALSGQLNQSEVAEMVKVTTTEPSPFYLRFGVADELRPDGFRVRPPNGRRVDRDLPAPPARQGAEQQRYQATVEVTRNLEMPLVPVYADPVNVDGLSGNWLYDSNLGVVFSNRDNSRGKRYSFEYVRSTFTPSALRRARSLPAEHPIAVQQTRRPAVQQVDLLVSRLVEGKQNDYDKVRAIYDYFSRDNGFSYSLSTKGGTSGEEIVDFLTNKVGYCQQYAAAMAWLVRSAGIPARVAFGFTNGTSADDDTYVLTNRNLHAWTEVYFDQLGWVPFDATPAYAVQGANRSAWAPDSDAPDPEPSETSAPGASPEDPAATAGPDREDAADRDTDAGFDAAGGAPTRRAPSWPWWTAGAVLVLIALLCLPALRRMALRRRRHGRPARAVAAVAGAGGPDGAGGAGADAPGMVVLGADHDRARADAHAAWDELLDTLVDYRVRVDHTETPRATAERLAREAVADDTASAAAVRLLGRAEERARYARDPLTGEPLHRALTTVRGAIAARSDRRTRFLATVLPPSVLLRWRLAAADSSSRLVASGGRTRSRLLRWNPRRLLANRSTRHA
- a CDS encoding AAA family ATPase translates to MTQQTWDEVGGLLPHDQFRAASEAIVANIEQVIEGKTATVRLALAVLLAEGHLLIEDVPGVGKTKLAKALARSIDCSVRRIQFTPDLLPSDVTGVSVYNQETHDFEFRPGAVFANLVVGDEINRASPKTQSALLECMEERQVTVDGVTYQLQTPFMVIATQNPIEMEGTYPLPEAQRDRFTARIAMGYPDPGAELAMLDGHGATDPLQELRPVSDAATVRQLIATVRQVHVADAVKQYAVDLVTATREAPDLRLGASPRATLQLLRTARAVAALEGRDYVLPDDLQALAVPVLAHRIIPTADAQLARRTTDAIVSELVHRLALPQERKRTPYDTPRPAAGNGRGPYEPRRP
- a CDS encoding class I SAM-dependent methyltransferase: MTRLDRVEQTTRGRFTGPPLTPRTAVIWSVLAAELDRRADAELTVLDVGGGTGGFAVPLAQAGHRVTVVDASPDALAALTRRAAEAGVAARVRAVQGDGDALAGLVEPASADLVLCHSVLEVVDDPTPVVTALAAALRPGGAASVLVAGRAAAVLARAMNGHLDVAAALAAAPDGSAGPRDTLRRRFDADGAAALLRAAGLTVEEIHGVRVLADLLPAAVADGQPGNLVELERALAARSPYRDLAAQLHLFARRPA
- a CDS encoding alkaline phosphatase family protein codes for the protein MTSAAPPDPLDVVAPRYGGGSLADVVPSVLAVLGVPGAVDLLGLTPRLAGVRRIAVLLVDGLGWYQIPTAAPYAPTLAGLAATVGRPLTSGFPSTTPTSLVSFGAGVAPGSHGVLGFTVRVPGTDRVLNHIEWAGDPEPLTWQPVRTQWERARAAGVAVTVVSRPEFAGSGLTLAANRGGDYRGAAGVDALAATMLAALAAGPGPTLVSGYHPDLDRHGHLTGVDSAPWRIAAAEVDALLARLVDGLPPDAALLVTADHGQLDVPAAHRFDLDTDSRLRAGVQVVAGEPRVRYLHVEPGAVDDVVAAWSAVLGPAARVETRDEAVAAGRFGPVPEEHLRRVGDVVVTCHGTYAVLASRSEPPAVSRLVAYHGADTAAELTIPLLVVRG
- a CDS encoding DUF3040 domain-containing protein, encoding MPLSEHEQRLFEQIERSLAEDPKFASAVRASDPRFHARRRLLVAAGVVVVGLALLVYGAVIKTPPLAVAGFVVMLAALGYAVQSHRRSQSPDLHVVGGTTSRRRPRGRAGGRRPSLLDRMEDRWRQRPEGHR